From Cellulosimicrobium sp. ES-005, one genomic window encodes:
- a CDS encoding siderophore-interacting protein, whose translation MATFKMVKPADAHVVTLSVVGSKRVSPNVVRVTLGGEDMDLFTPMGFDQWFRMFLARDDQESLRLPTRTSGMWYVQYLATPKARRPWVRNYTVRAARPDLREIDVDFVVHGDAGPASSFALSARPGDRVGVLDQGVGYNPRVPHDWTLVVADETGLPAVAGICESLPDDARGLAIVEIPEAADAQDFRVPAGVELRWVVREGSAPEGTDPHALLPGALALEAVRSADLPSGPVYAYAVGESTLATGVRRHLVNDRGVPKAHVDFVGYWRHGHAASA comes from the coding sequence GTGGCCACGTTCAAGATGGTCAAGCCCGCCGACGCGCACGTCGTCACGCTGAGCGTGGTGGGCAGCAAGCGGGTGAGCCCGAACGTCGTGCGGGTGACCCTCGGCGGCGAGGACATGGACCTCTTCACACCCATGGGCTTCGACCAGTGGTTCCGGATGTTCCTCGCCCGCGACGACCAGGAGTCCCTGCGCCTGCCCACGCGCACGTCGGGCATGTGGTACGTCCAGTACCTCGCGACGCCCAAGGCGCGCCGGCCCTGGGTCCGCAACTACACGGTGCGCGCCGCGCGGCCCGACCTGCGCGAGATCGACGTCGACTTCGTCGTCCACGGGGACGCCGGGCCCGCGTCGTCGTTCGCGCTGTCCGCGCGGCCGGGCGACCGCGTCGGCGTGCTCGACCAGGGTGTGGGGTACAACCCGCGCGTCCCGCACGACTGGACCCTCGTCGTCGCCGACGAGACCGGGTTGCCCGCGGTCGCGGGCATCTGCGAGTCGCTGCCCGACGACGCGCGCGGCCTCGCGATCGTCGAGATCCCCGAGGCGGCGGACGCGCAGGACTTTCGCGTCCCGGCCGGGGTCGAGCTGCGCTGGGTCGTGCGGGAGGGCTCCGCGCCCGAGGGCACCGACCCGCACGCGCTCCTGCCCGGCGCGCTGGCGCTCGAGGCGGTGCGGTCGGCCGACCTGCCGTCCGGTCCCGTCTACGCGTACGCGGTGGGGGAGTCGACGCTCGCGACCGGGGTGCGCCGCCACCTCGTCAACGACCGCGGCGTGCCCAAGGCGCACGTCGACTTCGTCGGGTACTGGCGGCACGGGCACGCGGCGTCGGCCTGA
- a CDS encoding acyl-CoA desaturase, producing the protein MTSAAVRPGFRATRPRTDEPGAVTSTYSALSRTVRDAGLLHRTHGYYLWTLAVLTLALGGAVAGFVLLGDSWFQLLIAGALGLIFTQFAFVAHEASHRQVFASGPANDLLGRILANGVVGISHSWWMNKHTRHHANPNQRGKDPDIAPDVVVFLDEDAAAAKGFRSVINRYQGWLFFPLLTLEGLNLHVQAYRSLLAGGRTRGNVRDRVRELVILTLRLSLYVGAIFWFLPLGMAFAFLGVQLAVFGVYMGASFAPNHKGMAIIPENAKIDFLSKQVLTSRNIRGGWWMNVLMGGLNFQIEHHLFPSMPRPHLARAREIVREHCANLGLPYTETSLVQSYGIVVRYLNRVGLSARDPFDCPMFRQLRKV; encoded by the coding sequence ATGACCTCTGCCGCAGTGCGCCCGGGCTTCCGGGCCACCCGTCCCCGCACCGACGAGCCGGGCGCCGTCACCAGCACGTACAGCGCGCTGTCGCGCACCGTGCGCGACGCCGGCCTGCTCCACCGGACGCACGGCTACTACCTGTGGACCCTCGCCGTGCTGACGCTCGCGCTCGGCGGCGCCGTCGCCGGGTTCGTCCTCCTCGGCGACTCGTGGTTCCAGCTCCTGATCGCCGGGGCGCTCGGCCTGATCTTCACCCAGTTCGCGTTCGTCGCCCACGAGGCGTCGCACCGGCAGGTCTTCGCGTCCGGCCCGGCGAACGACCTCCTGGGTCGCATCCTCGCGAACGGCGTGGTGGGGATCAGCCACTCGTGGTGGATGAACAAGCACACGCGCCACCACGCGAACCCCAACCAGCGCGGCAAGGACCCGGACATCGCCCCGGACGTCGTCGTCTTCCTCGACGAGGACGCCGCCGCCGCGAAGGGCTTCCGCTCGGTGATCAACCGCTACCAGGGGTGGCTGTTCTTCCCGCTCCTCACGCTCGAGGGCCTCAACCTGCACGTCCAGGCGTACCGCTCGCTCCTCGCGGGTGGCCGGACGCGCGGCAACGTCCGCGACCGGGTCCGCGAGCTCGTCATCCTCACGCTGCGCCTGTCGCTCTACGTGGGGGCGATCTTCTGGTTCCTGCCGCTCGGCATGGCGTTCGCGTTCCTCGGCGTGCAGCTCGCCGTGTTCGGCGTCTACATGGGGGCGTCGTTCGCGCCCAACCACAAGGGCATGGCGATCATTCCCGAGAACGCGAAGATCGACTTCCTGTCCAAGCAGGTCCTCACGTCGCGCAACATCCGCGGCGGCTGGTGGATGAACGTCCTCATGGGCGGGCTGAACTTCCAGATCGAGCACCACCTCTTCCCGAGCATGCCGCGTCCCCACCTCGCGCGGGCGCGGGAGATCGTGCGCGAGCACTGCGCGAACCTCGGCCTGCCCTACACGGAGACCAGCCTCGTCCAGTCGTACGGCATCGTGGTCCGCTACCTCAACCGCGTGGGGCTCTCGGCGCGCGACCCGTTCGACTGCCCGATGTTCCGCCAGCTCCGCAAGGTCTGA
- a CDS encoding helix-turn-helix domain-containing protein translates to MVHSVAAVVCDGLAPFEFGVVCEVFGLDRSEDGVPPFDFRVCGPVAGSPVRTSVGAQVVPDHGLDATDDADLLIVPAIRIGSHYPPEVLDAVRRASDRGALLLSVCSGVFVLAAAGVIEGRRVTTHWMHADELRRRYPSLDIDPDVLFVDDGNLVTSAGTAAGIDACLHLVRRELGAKVANTIARRMVVAPQREGGQRQFIERPVPECEEDSFAELLEWMTEHLDESLTVRDLARRAHTSERTFARSFVAQTGTTPLAWLTSQRVAHAQSLLEESSLDLEEVARRCGFGSAALLRHHFRRAVGITPTEYRQTFRFAA, encoded by the coding sequence ATGGTGCACTCCGTCGCTGCCGTCGTGTGCGATGGCCTGGCCCCGTTCGAGTTCGGCGTCGTATGCGAGGTGTTCGGCCTCGACCGGAGCGAGGACGGCGTCCCGCCGTTCGACTTCCGCGTGTGCGGCCCGGTCGCCGGGTCGCCCGTCCGCACGTCGGTCGGCGCGCAGGTCGTCCCCGACCACGGGCTCGACGCGACGGACGACGCCGACCTCCTCATCGTCCCGGCGATCCGCATCGGCTCGCACTACCCGCCCGAGGTGCTGGACGCGGTCCGACGCGCGTCGGACCGCGGCGCGCTGCTGCTGAGCGTGTGCTCCGGGGTGTTCGTGCTCGCCGCGGCCGGCGTGATCGAGGGGCGGCGCGTCACGACCCACTGGATGCACGCCGACGAGCTGCGTCGCCGGTACCCGAGCCTGGACATCGACCCGGACGTGCTGTTCGTCGACGACGGCAACCTCGTGACGAGCGCCGGGACCGCAGCGGGGATCGACGCGTGCCTGCACCTCGTGCGGCGCGAGCTCGGGGCCAAGGTCGCGAACACGATCGCGCGGCGCATGGTCGTGGCGCCCCAGCGCGAGGGCGGTCAGCGCCAGTTCATCGAGCGCCCGGTCCCGGAGTGCGAGGAGGACTCGTTCGCCGAGCTGCTGGAGTGGATGACCGAGCACCTCGACGAGTCGCTCACGGTGCGCGACCTGGCGCGCCGGGCCCACACGTCGGAGCGGACGTTCGCGCGTTCGTTCGTCGCCCAGACGGGCACGACGCCGCTCGCGTGGCTGACGTCGCAGCGCGTCGCGCACGCGCAGTCGCTGCTCGAGGAGTCGTCGCTCGACCTCGAGGAGGTCGCGCGGCGCTGCGGTTTCGGGTCGGCGGCGCTCCTGCGCCACCACTTCCGGCGCGCGGTCGGCATCACGCCGACGGAGTACCGCCAGACGTTCCGCTTCGCCGCCTGA